The Haloprofundus salinisoli region CGGACCTGATGGTACTCGTCGACTCCTACAGCGGCAGCGGCGACTACACGCTCACCATCACCGAGTACCAGTAACTCGCTACGCGGTCGCCTCCGAGCCGTCAGTCATCACTCACCTTCGGTCCCTGCTCTCGCCGTCCCGGTTGTCTTCTCTCACCTGGCGCGTCTGAGGCCATCTGCTTCGCTTCGTCGACTCCCTCGAACGGCGGCGCCGAGATTCTCCGCACCGTGTGAAATTTCTACAATTTGTAGAACGCGTGAGTTCATACGCCTCGCTCCCGTGTAGGTGTTATGCGCCTTCGATATGCCGACGGAACCGTCCGAGTCGAGGGGCCGATGGAGACGGTCGAGGGGTCGACGGAGACGGTCGCGGATGTGGGTGTCTCGTTCGACGTCGACGGAGGACGTTTCGACGCGCTGCACTACCGGACGTTCCGGGACTCGCTTCGAGCGGCGAACGTCGAGTTCGACGACGACGTACTCGACCCGGTTGCGGGTCCGGAGCTCTCCTGTTCGCTCTCGCTTCGCCCCTACCAGAGTGCGGCGCTGCGTCGCTGGCGGAGCGACGAACGCGGGGTGGTCGTCCTCCCGACCGGTGCCGGCAAGACCTACGTCGGCATGGCGGCCGTCGACGCCGTCGGCGGGCCGACGCTCGTCGTCGTCCCGACGCTCGAACTCGTCGACCAGTGGCGCGACGAACTCGCGCGCTTCGGTGTTCCGGTCGGCGAGTTCACCGGCCGCGCGAAGGCGCTCGAACCGATTACGGTGACGACGTACGACTCGGCGCACACCCACGCCGGCCGCCTCGGCAACCGTTTCGAGTTCGTGCTGTTCGACGAGGTCCACCACCTCGCCGCCGAGAAATACCAGGAGATCGCCGAGCGGATGGCCGCACCCGCCCGGATGGGGTTGACCGCGACGTACGAGCGCGACGACGAGAGACACACCCGACTCACTCGACTACTGGGCGGGAAAGTGTACGAGATACAGACCGACGACCTCACCGGCGAGTACCTCTCGACGTACACCGTCGAGCGGATCACGGTCGAACTGTCGCCCGACGAGCGCGAGACGTACGACGAACACGCCGCGGTGTTTCGCAACTACGTCGCCTTCAGCAGCGTCTCGCTCGACGGGCCGGACGGCTACCGAAAGCTGGTCATCAGAAGCGGCAACGACCCGCGGGCGTGGCGAGCGATTCGCGCCAAGGAGACGTCGCGGAAAATCGCGTTCAACGCCGAGTCGAAACTGGATGAACTCGCTTCACTCCTCCGTGAGTGCCGCGAGAACGGCGACCGAGTCGTCGTCTTCACCCGCTACAACGACCTCGTCCACGTCGTCGCCGACCGGTTTCTGATTCCGTCTATCACCTACAAGACGCCGACCGACGAACGTCGCGCGATTCTCTCGGGTTTCAAATCCGGCCGTTACGACGCCGTCGTCAGTTCGCAGGTGCTCGACGAGGGCGTCGACGTGCCCGACGCGAACGTCGGCATCATCCTCAGCGGCACGGGGAGCGAACGCGAGTACCGCCAGCGACTCGGCCGCATCCTCCGCCCCTCCGAGAAGTCCGCCCGCCTCTACGAACTCGTCTCCGCCGACACCGGCGAGGTTCGCACTGCCGACCGCCGCCGCGCTTGACTCACCCTTCGACTTCCGATGCTCACGAAGAAACTGCTCGAAACCCGACAGCGAAACCCCGAGATCTGGCCCGTCTACCGACCGCCCGAGGAGTACCGCGGCGTCGCAGCGTCCGTTCTAGACGCCTATCGCCCCGGCGTGACGAAGGGCGAACTCGACGAGACGCTCCGCGACGTCGAGACGCACGAGACGTACACGCTGGTCCGCGGCCTCAGAAAGCTACTCGAACAGAGACTCGCGTTCGAGCGTGACCCGCCTGTCGCCCCGGTCGAACTCCGGGAGGCGGCGTTCGAGCGGGGATTCGTCACCGACGCCCGCGAGCGACGGTCGGCGATGGACGCCGTCGGCGAGGCGTTCGGCCTCTCCGGCGACGAGGTCTCCGACTCGCTGTGGGCCGACAGAGAGCGCGAACAGCGCCTCCGCGACGCGCCCGACGTTGGCCCCGCGGACCTCCTCCGGCAGTACAACCTCGCGCTCACGCAGACGTTTCTCTGCGACGCCGTTTCGCTCACCGTCGAGAGTCGGACCGACCTCGACCGTCTCGCCGTCGCGGCGACCGAACTCGGCGCGATGGCCGAGTACGCCGAGGGTGCAAACGCGCTCCGCGTCGTCGGCCCGGCGGCGGCGGACCGCAAGTACCGGACGTACCGCAAGCGGGTCGCCGAGTGGGTCGGCCGCGTCGTCGCCGCCGCCGAGTGGTCGCTCGCCGCCCGCCTCGAAGTCGAGGTCCGCGGCGAGACGCGCCTGTACGAGTTCGCCGCCGATTCGGCGAAGAGCGGCCTGTTCCCGCTCTCGCCGTGGTCCTGCACGCCCGACGACGACCGGCGGGCGCGGTTCGCCGACCGAATCGAATCGCGCCTCCCGCGGTGGCGAGTTCGGGCGAGACCGACGGTGCTCCGCGGCGTCGGCGAGGACACCGACGGCAACGGTGTGCGGGCCGTCGCCGACTTCGCGTTCGAGCGCCCGCACAGCGGTCGCGAGTGCTACTTGGCGACTTTCGACGGCTGGACGCCCGACCACCTCGAAACTCGTCTCGCCGCGCTTCGGGCGGCAGCGGGCGATAGACCGATTCTCGCCGCCGTCAACGAGCGCCAGTGCTGCACCTCCGGTGTCGACAGGGAGGCGTTGAGAGACGGCCTCGCCTCGCGGCTCGTCGCAGAGCGCGCGGCAGGCGCAGACGCCGTCCTCTGGTACGCGAACGCGTTTCCGGTTAAGGACGTCGCCGCCGAACTCGACGCACTCGAACGGAAGTGGGTCGAGACCGACCGCGACTACCTGCTGCCCGTCGACCTCGACGCGGAACCCGACGTGCTGGAGGTCGACGCGTTCGCGTACGACCGGCAGGTCGAACCGGAGGCGGTCCGCCACCACGCGCTCGACACCGGCCACGGCGCGCTCTCGAACGGGTCGTACCTGCCCGAACACCTCGTTTCGGACCTCCGAGCCGAAATCGAATCACTCGACCGGCGGACGCTCGACGCGGTGCGGCCGCTCCTCGGGAGCTACGACCTCGGGCCCGATGCGCTCACCGCGCTCGGCTACGTCGTCGACGACGCGAATCGCGCGGCCCTCCGGGTTCGACGACACGGAGCGGACTGATACGCCCTCGGTCGGAACCGCCTCGACTTACAGCGGCTCCGGCTCCAACTCGACCCCGACGGCGCCGGTCAGATTCGGCGTAAAAGAGAGGACGGCTTACCGCTCGTTCACCTTCAGCACCTTGCCCGCGGCGATGGTCTGACCCATGTCGCGGATGGCGAAGCTCCCGAGTTCCGGAATCTCGCTCGACGGTTCGATGCTGAGCGGCTTCTGCGGGCGCAGCGTGACGATGGCGGCGTCGCCGGCCTTGATGAAGTCGGGGTTCTCCTCCGCGACCTCGCCCGAGGCGGGGTCGAGCTTCTGGTCGAGCGACTCGAACGTGCAGGCGACCTGCGCCGTGTGGGCGTGAATGACCGGCGTGTAACCCGCGGTGACGACCGACGGGTGTTGCATCACGACGATCTGCGCCTGGAACGTCTCGGCGACTTTCGGCGGGTCGTCGGCGGGACCGCAGACGTCGCCACGTCGGATGTCGTTCTTCCCGATGCCGCGGACGTTGAAGCCGACGTTGTCGCCGGGTTCCGCGCGGTCGACCTCCTCGTGGTGCATCTCGATGGTCTTCACTTCACCCGAGACGTCCGAGGGCTGGAACGAGACGTTCGCACCCGTCTCGAGGATACCGGTCTCGATGCGGCCGACCGGAACCGTCCCGATACCCGAAATCGTGTAGACATCCTGAATCGGGAGTCGCAGCGGCGCGTCCGTCGGCGGCGACATCTCGGGCAAGTTGTTCAGCGACTCCAGCACCGTGGGTCCGTCGAACCACGGCATGTTCTCGGAGTGCTCGGCGATGTTGTCGCCCTCGAACGCCGAGATAGGGATAAACCGCGCGTCGTCGGTGTCGAAGCGGACCTGCGTGAGCAGTTGCTTCACGTCGTCGACGACTTCGCGGTAGCGGTCTTCCTCGTAGTCGACGGTGTCCATCTTGTTGACGGCGACGATGAGCGTCTCGATGCCGAGCGTCCGCGAGAGGAACACGTGCTCGCGGGTCTGTGGCGCGACGCCGTCGTCGGCGGCGACGACCAACACGGCGTGGTCGGCCTGCGACGCGCCGGTGATCATGTTCTTGACGAAGTCGCGGTGACCGGGCGTGTCGACGATGGTGAAGTAGTACTTGTCCGTGTCGAAGCGCTGGTGGGCGATGTCGATGGTGACGCCGCGCTCTCGCTCCTCGGCGAGGTTGTCCATCACGTAGGCGAACTCGAAGCCGCCTTTGCCTTTCTCGGCGGCTTCCTCGCGGTGCTGTTCGATGACGTGCTCGGGTACCGACCCCGTCTCGAACAGGAGACGCCCGACGAGCGTGCTCTTGCCGTGGTCGACGTGACCGATGATGGCTAAGTTCTGGTGTGGTTTGTCTTGAGACATGGTAACAGCAGGCGCTGTGCGCCTGTCAGGTTATTTATGTCGTACGAGAGCAAAACGATTGTCTCCGGTACGTTGGTTGAATATACATCCCTTTGACAGTATCACAACCGACTGATACCCGCGAATCGACGACGCTGTCTCCGGCTGAAAAGAATACGGTGGAACTGTCGCGCGCGGAGAGCTTACGCCGAGTAACCCGGCGACTGCGCCTCGATGACGTCGGCGATGTTCGTCATCTCCTCGCCGACGGTGGCGACCAGGTCGTCGAGCGTGACGATGCCGACGAGTTTGCCGTCGTCGTCGACGACGGGGAGTCGGCGTACCTTGACCTCGCCAAACTTCTTCGCGACGGCGAACCCTTCCTCGTTCTGGTTGATGGTCTCCGGGTTCTCGGTCATGATATCTTCGGCGGTGATCTCCGAGATATCGTCGTGTTCGGCGACTGCCAGCGCGATTTCTCGGTCCGTAACGATGCCGCGTGGTTCGTCGTCTTCGACGATGACGACGGACCCGGTTCCCTCCGATGAGAACATCTGCGCGATCTCTTTGATACTCGTGCTCGGTTCGGCTTTGACGACGTCCTCGGTTGCGAGGTCACCAACTGGCATAGCAACTGTTAGCCCCACGGTGAACGCCGTAATCGTAGGGCCTGTATTTTCCGGGGTGACCGACAACTGTCGTCTGTCTAGGGTTTCGAGCGGGATTGCGGTCTCAAATGTTTGAAAATTTTACAAATTGTATACTGTTTGGGACGGTTTGGCAGGTGCGGTGTGTCGCGGTCGACACGTCTTCTCACCGAGCACCCGTTGCACCACTACGATGTTTCGACGGTCACCTCTCGTGACTATTCGCTGCTCTCCGGCGACAGATACCGCTCCAGCAGACGCTCGTAGACGCGGGCGGTCGCAAGCAGGTCGCCGACGGCGACGGACTCGTCGACGGTGTGGGCGTCGTCCTCGATAGTTCCCGGACCGAACAGCACCGCCGGGATGCCGCGGGGAATGAGGTACCGGGTGTCGCTGCCGGCGTTGAACCCGACGATGTCGCTCTCGATGCCGACGTCGCGCGCGGCGTCGACAGTGCGTCTGACGAGCGGGTGGTCGGCGTCTACGGCCGCGGCGTCGACGGTCATCGTCCGCCGGAGTTCGAATTCGACGGGCGGGGCGTCGGCGAGACCGGACTCGACGGCCTCCCGTACCCGCTCGTCGTACGCCGCGGGTTCGGGGCCCTCGGGGAGCGTCCGCCACGAGAGAGTCGCCCGGGCCTCGCCGGGGACGACGTGGGGGGCGGAGCCGCCTTCGATCTGGGTGACGGTGATGGTCGGGCCGGGTTCGAGAATCGGGTGATTTTCGGCGGCGACTTCGCCCGCGAGGTCGGCGACGCCGTCGAGCGCGCACCGAAGGCCGTCGATGGCGTTGATACCCCGGTCCGGTCGCCCTGAGTGGCTCTCGCGGCCGTTTACGACCAGTTCCCAGTCGAGCGCGCCGTACTGCGCGATGGCGACGTGGAGGTCCGTCGGTTCGCCGATTATCGCGGCGTCGACGTCGCCGACCGCCTCCGCGATGCGTTCCGTACCCGGACCGCCGCGCTCCTCGTCGACGGCGAAGCCCAAGACGACCTCGCCGGGTTCGTCCGATTCGCCGCGGGTCGTCAGAAACGCCTCGGCGGCGACGACCTTGGCGGCGAGCGCGCCCTTCATGTCCGCGACGCCGCGGCCGACGAGGCGGTCGCCGTCGCGCCGGAGTTCGTAGGGGTGGCCGGTCCAGTCGCCGGCGTTCGCGGGAACGACGTCGGTGTGACCGGTCAGGAGGAGTCGGCCGCGTTCGGGGTCGCCGGCCCGCGCGACGAGGTTGGGCCGACCCGGTTCGAGTTCCTCGCGTTCGAGCACCCAGTCGACGGGGCTCTCGCGGAGTCGCTCGACGAGTGCGTCCACGACCGCCGCCTCCGATCCGGGCGGGTTCGGACTCGGACACTCGACGAGCGTCCGGGTCAACTCGACGACTGCCGATTCGGTGACGTTCATCGTCTCTCGCTCTCCCGCAGCGCGTATAGCCCCGTCGACGCCGGAAAACCTCACTGCCGGAGGCGCTGTCGGCGTCGGTTTCCGCCGACGACGGCGTTAAGCGACCCGACCGCGACGCACCCGTATGACCGAAGATCTCGTGACGCTGGCCGACGTCGAAGCGGCCGCCGAGCGCCTCGACGGCGTCGTCAAGCGAACGCCCGTCGACACCTCGCGGACGTTCGCCGAACGCTGTGAGGCCGACAGCGTCCACCTGAAGCTCGAATCGCTCCAGCGAACCGGCTCGTTCAAGATTCGCGGTGCGTCGAACCGCATCGCGCAGTTGGGCGACTCGGAACTCGAAGGCGGCATCGTCGCGGCCAGCGGCGGCAACCACGCGCAGGGCGTCGCGTCGGCGGCCGCCGCCCACGACGCGGACGCGACCATCGTAATGCCCGAGGTGACGCCGATGGCGAAGAGAGAGGCGACGCGGGGCTACGGCGCGGAGGTCGTCGTCCACGGTGAAGTGTACCAAGAATCGTACGAGCGAGCCATGGACATCGCCGAGCAGCGAGGCGCGACGTTCGTCCACCCGTTCAACGACCGCGCGGTCATCGCCGGACAGGGAACCGTGGGTCTGGAGATGGTCGAGGACGTACCCGACGTCGACACCGTCGTCGTCGCCATCGGCGGCGGCGGCCTCGTCTCCGGCATCGCAACGGCGGTGAAAGCGAAGCGACCCGAGGTGCGCGTCGTCGGCGTCCAGACCGAGGGCTGTGCGCACATGAGCGAGTCCCTCGAACGAGGCGAAGTGTACGAACGCGACTCCATCGACACCATCACCGAGGGAATCGCGGCCAGTCGAACCGAGGAGTACACCTTCCGACACGTCCACGAGCGCGTCGACGAAGTGGTGAACGTCACCGACGCCGACGTGACCGCGGCGATGGCGCTTCTCGCCGAGCGGTCGAAACTCGTCACCGAGTCCGCCGGGGCCGTCGCGCTCGCGGCGCTGGTCGGCGACTACCTCGACGTGACCGGCGAGACGGTGGCGGTGCCGGTCTGCGGGGCGAACATCGACCTCACGCAGTTCGCCGACTACGCGAAAGCCGGGCTCGCAGCGTTGGGCCGCTACCGGACGATTCGGATCACCGTCGACGACTGGCCGGGGTCGCTGGCGTCCGTCGCCGCGGCCGTCGAAGAAACCGGGGCGACCGTCGACGAGCTGTCGCGGATGCCGCAGCGGTCGGGCGTCGAGCCGGCGCGGACCGAACTCGCCGTCGCAGTCGAAGGGAGCGGTCCCGAGCACCTCGAACGCGTAGCCGCCGCACTGGACGGACAACCCGGCGTCACGCTCGTCGAATAACCACTTGCGACATTTCGTATCTCGGTATTCTGTGTATGGGGGGCGTACGGTCCGGCGAGTGCCGTCCGAGAGAAGGCGATCGCGACGGTGCAAAGCGACCGACTCCGAGGGATGTGGATACAAAAGAGAGCGAAAGAGCGAGAGAGACGAGCAGACGCCGCGTTATAACTTCCGCATCGCGCGAGTCATGTCGGCGAAAGTTGCGGTGCGGCGCTCGGCGGTGGCGAGGTCGGTCTGAGTCCGTTCAGAAACCGTTGCTCTGATCATATCGAGATAATATACGAACGATTACATAATTCTTCTTTCAGGAACTCCGACCGGTGGGCGACCGGAAACAGCTTGAATAGCACGTTCGTGTATATCAGCCACGTGTATTCTCCTGGTTCTCCCGAAAATTCGACGTAATCCTTCGGGGACGATACACGGATGCGCACATTGCCGGCACATCCCCGAGACGAGATACCAAAGCATTACTTACCCCGAACCAAGCCACTCATATGGCCCATCGGAAGCCGCCACTGCGGGAGGTCCACGCCGACCGCGGGGCGAAGTTCACCGGGTTCGGCGGGTGGGAGATGCCGGTGGAGTTCGACTCCATCCGCACCGAACACGCCGCGGTCCGCGATTCGGCGGGCATCTTCGACGTCTCGCACATGAGCGAGATCGAGGTGTCCGGGCCGGACGCGACCGAACTGATGCAGCGACTGACGACCAACGACGTGGCGGCGCTCGACCCGGGCGGCTCGCAGTACTCCTGTATCACCGACGAGTCGGGCGTCATCCTCGACGACACCGTCGTCTACGCACTGCCCGACGAGTTGGACGACTCCGACTCGCCGGACCCGGCGTACCTGTTCATCCCGAACGCGGGCCACGACGAGCAGATGTACGAGCGGTGGACGACCCACCGCGACGAGTGGGGTCTCGACGCCACCGTCGACGACCGGACCGAGGAGTGGGCGATGTTCGCGGTCCAGGGACCGGACGCGCCCGGCCTCGTCGCCGACGCGGCGGGGTCGGACGTGCTCGACCTCTCGCGGTTCGAGGCCGCCTCTGCCGAGATCGCGGACGCCGAGTGTCTCGTCGCGCGGACGGGCTACACCGGTGAAGACGGCTTCGAGGTGCTCTGTCCGTGGGACGCCGCCGAATCAGTGTGGCATGAGTTCGACTGCCAGCCCTGCGGGCTCGGCGCGCGCGACACGCTCCGCATCGAGATGGGCTTCCTACTCTCGGGAGAGGATTTCGACCCCGAGAACGAGCCGCGGAACCCCTACGAGGCGGGCATCGCGTTCACCGTCAAACTCGACACCGAGTTCGTCGGCCGCGACGCGCTCGAACGGGCGAAGGAGGAGGGCGTCGACGAGCGGTTCGTCGGCCTGAAGCTCGCCGAACGCGGCATCGCCCGCCACGGCTACGAACTCCGCGACGAGAGCGGAGAGAAAATCGGTCACGTGACGAGCGGGACGATGAGTCCGACGCTCGGAGAAGCTATCGCACTGGGCTACGTTCGAACCGACTACGCGGAACCGGGCACGCGCGTCCGGGTCGTCGTTCGCGGCGACGAAAAGCGCGCACAGATCGCAAGCACACCGTTTCTGGAGGATAAATAGATGTTCGAAGTACCTGACGACCTGCGGTACATGGAATCGCACGAGTGGACGACGACCGACGACGTGGCGCGGATCGGGATCACCGACTTCGCCCAGGACGAACTCGGCGACGTGGTGTTCGTCGAACTACCCGACGAGGGCGACGACCTCACCAAGGGCGATGAGTTCGGCGTCGTCGAGAGCATCAAGGCGGTATCGGACCTCTACGCGCCGATCTCGGGCACCGTCGTCGGCGTCAACGAGGCGCTGTTCGACCGGCCCGAACTCGTCAACGACGACCCGTACGCCGAGGGCTGGATGCTCGAAGTCGAACCGGCGGACGAAGGAGAGTTCGACGAACTGCTGACGGCAGAGGAGTACCGAGAGCAGACCGAATGACGAGCAAACGAGGCAGTCCGTACGCACCGCACGCCGAGGCGGAGGCCGCCGCGATGCTCGACGCAGTCGGCGTCGACGACGAGGAGGCGCTGTTCGACATCCCCGAGGACGTCCGCTTCGACGGTGAGTTCGGCATCGAGCCGCGGACCGAACAGGCGCTCCGGCGCGAACTGACGGCGCTGCTCGCTAGGAACGACGACCTCACCGAGTTCATGGGGCGCGGTCACTACGACCACTACGTCCCCTCTCTCGTCGACAACCTCTCGCAACGCGCGGAGTTCCTGACGAGCTACACCCAGTACCAACCAGAGATCACGCAGGGGTTCCTGCAGGCGCTGTTCGAGTACCAGTCGATGCTAGTCGAACTCACCGGGCTTCCGGTGGCGAACTGCTCGATGTACGATTCGGCGACGGCGCTGGCCGAGGCGGCGCGCCTCGCAGACCGGGTTCGACAGGCCAGCGGCACGCGAGTGCTCGTCCCCGAGTTCCTGCGTTCGGGCAAGCGCGGCGTCCTCGACAACTATCTCGCCGGAACCGAGATGACCGTCGAGACGTACCCGATGGACGACGGCAACGTCGACTACGAGGCGCTCGCCGAACTCGTCGACGACGAGACGGCGATGGTCTACGCGGAGAACCCGACCGTGAGAGGAACTATCGAGGAGCGACTCGCCGATATCGGCGGTCTCGCCTCCGAGAACGACGCGCTGTTCTGTCTCGGCACGGACCTCGTCGCGCTCGCGCTCCTCGAAGAGCCGGCGAGCGTCGGCGCGGACGTCGTCGTCGGCGAGGCCGGCGTGCTCGGCCTCCCGACGGCGTACGGCATGGGACTCGGGCTCTTTGCGACGCGCGAGGAGTATCTCCGACAGGTCCCCGGACGACTCGTCGGCGTGAGCGAAGACGCAGCCGACAAGCGCGCTTACACGTTGACGCTGCAGACGCGCGAGCAGCACATCCGCCGCGAGCGCGCCACGAGTAACATCTGCACGAACCAGGCGTGGGTAGCGCTTCGGGCGGCCATCCACCTCGCGTGGCTCGGCCCCTCGAGGCTCGTCGACCTCGCGGAGGACTGCGTCCGTGACGCGAACGACCTCGCGGAGCGTCTCGACGCGCTCGTCGGCCTGCAAGCGCCGATTCACGATCGCCACCACTTCCGCGAGTTCGTCGTCCGCTGCGACCAACCGGCGGCGGCCATCGCCGAGGAGCTCGAAACCGAGGGGTACGCGGTCCACGTCGTCGGCGAGCACCTGCTGCAGGTGTGTATCACCGACGCGAACGCCCACGACGCCGACGGTCTCGTCGCGGCCTTCGAGGAGGTGCTCTGATGATATACGACCAAGCCAGATACGTCGAGAACGGCCAGTACGAACCGCTACTGTCGGAGAAAGGCACGTCGGAGGTCGAAGTCGGCGGCGAGTCGTCGCCGCTTCCCGACGACCTGACGCGCGACTCTGTCGAGCTTCCGGACCTCTCGGAACCCGAACTGGCCCGGCACTACACGCGGCTCTCGCAGATGAACTGGAGCATCGACAGCGGGCCGTACCCGCTCGGCTCCTGTACGATGAAGTACAACCCCAAGTTCACCGAGGACGTCGCCGCCGACCCCAAGGGCGCGGTCCACCCCGACCGCTCCGCGAGGAGCGTACAGGGGACCCTCGAACTCCTCTGCGGTCTGCAGGAGTACCTCGCCAGAATCGGCGGGATGGACGCCGTCACGCTGCAACCGCCCGCCGGAGCGGCCGGCGAGTTCGCGGGCATCCTCGTGGCGAAGGCGTACCACGAGGCCAACGGCGAGGACAGAAACGAGGTCATCATCCCCGCCAGCGCCCACGGTACGAACTTCGCCAGCGCGGCGATGGCCGGCTACGACGTGGTCGAACTCTCCTCCGCCGAGGACGGCCGCGTCGACGTCGAGGCGCTGGAAGCCGCCGTCGGCGACGATACCGCGGCGCTGATGCTGACGAACCCCAACACGGTCGGCCAGTTCGAGCGCGACATCGAACACATCGCCGAGACGGTCCACGACGCGGGCGGGCTGCTGTACTACGACGGTGCGAACCTCAACGCGCTGCTCGGCCGCGCCCGTCCCGGCGACATGGGCTTCGACATCATGCACTATAACGTCCACAAGACGTTCGCCACGCCGCACGGCGGCGGCGGTCCGGGTGCGGGTCCGGTCGGCGTCGTCGACGAACTCGCCGAGTACCTGCCGTCGCCGCGCGTGCGCGAACGGTCGTCCGGATCCGGCTACGAACTGTTCGACCCCGAACAGTCGGTCGGGAAGGTCCACGGCTTCCAGGGCAACTGGCTCGTCCTCGTCAAGGCGTACGCCTACATCGCGCGTCTCGGCGACGAGGGACTGCTCGACGCGAGCGCCAAGGCCGTGCTGAACGCGAACTACCTCGGTTCGCAGGTGGAGTTCGACATCCCGTACGGTCCGTTCCACCACGAGTTCGCGGCCACCTCCGGCGACAAAGACGCCGCCGACGTCGCAAAGCGGATGCTCGACTACGGCGTCCACCCGCCGACGACGAAGTGGCCCGAGATGGTTCCGGAGGCGATGCTGACGGAGCCGACCGAGATAGAGACCAAGAAGTCGCTCGACGACCTCGCCGCGGCGTTCAACGCCGCCGCCGGCGACGACGAGGAGACGCTGGCGGACGCACCGTCGCGGACGACCGCCCGGCGCATCGACCAGGTAAGTGCCGCGCGCAATCCGCGGCTGTCGTGGCGAGCGCTCGACAGCGACGAGAAGTAAGCACCCGCGACGAAGTGGCTACTGCCCTTCGTCGATGATCACGCCGTCGTCCTTCACGTTCGGCGCGCCGACGACGAGCACGGTTCCGCCCTCGACGGCGGTCAACCGCCGCTTGGCCTCCGGTTCGACGACGACGTAGTCGTCGGGGTCGAGCTCCAACGTCTCGTCTTCGATTCGGAGTTCGAATCGACCCTCGAGAACCACGTACAGCTCCTCTTGTTCCTCCTGGTAGTGATACGGCGTCGACTCACCTCGCTCGAACGTCCAGACGTTCGGTCGCATCTGGGCGGGTCGGAGGTGGTAGCCGACCGGTTTCACGCGAGCGTCGGCCGCATCCGCGTCGTAGGCGTCGACATCCGCGAGATTGACTCGTGAGTACACGACGAACGGTACGTCACGGAGTACGAAATCGATTCGTCGGTCGACGCGTCTCCGGTGACCCATACCGATAGGGACTCAGACGAAGTAGACATTCTGATCTGGATACCGTTTTGGTATCGCAATAGACGGTGTACACGACGCAGATCGGTCTCCGAGAGCGCCGCTGTGGGGAGGAAACGGACCGCGGAATTCGAGAGGAACCACTGGAGAGTTCCAGAGACCGTCGGCTGGCCGACTGAGCGAGCGAGAGAAAGCCTCGACGGTCGTTACTGCGAGCTGTCGATGCCGTCGATGAGGACGAATCCGTAGTCGCACTCGGTGCAGCGCCACTTCGTCTTCTCGCCGAGGTGGAGGCTTGTACTCGCCGAGCGGTAAAACTCCTGGCTCCCGCCGCAACTCGGGCAGTCGTGTTCCATTTCGAGGCTCATGGTAGTATCTCGCGCGTGTGGTATGTTGAAGATGTTGGTTCGGCGGCGGCCGTCGTCGGCTCCAAGAACAGGAAACGTCGGTACTGACGGTGTCACGGTCGCCTCGAAGTGCCCCCAAGCCGAGTCCTCCGACAACCTATACACTAAATGCGACGATACCGAGTCATGGTTTATTCTC contains the following coding sequences:
- the ilvA gene encoding threonine ammonia-lyase, translated to MTEDLVTLADVEAAAERLDGVVKRTPVDTSRTFAERCEADSVHLKLESLQRTGSFKIRGASNRIAQLGDSELEGGIVAASGGNHAQGVASAAAAHDADATIVMPEVTPMAKREATRGYGAEVVVHGEVYQESYERAMDIAEQRGATFVHPFNDRAVIAGQGTVGLEMVEDVPDVDTVVVAIGGGGLVSGIATAVKAKRPEVRVVGVQTEGCAHMSESLERGEVYERDSIDTITEGIAASRTEEYTFRHVHERVDEVVNVTDADVTAAMALLAERSKLVTESAGAVALAALVGDYLDVTGETVAVPVCGANIDLTQFADYAKAGLAALGRYRTIRITVDDWPGSLASVAAAVEETGATVDELSRMPQRSGVEPARTELAVAVEGSGPEHLERVAAALDGQPGVTLVE
- the gcvT gene encoding glycine cleavage system aminomethyltransferase GcvT — encoded protein: MAHRKPPLREVHADRGAKFTGFGGWEMPVEFDSIRTEHAAVRDSAGIFDVSHMSEIEVSGPDATELMQRLTTNDVAALDPGGSQYSCITDESGVILDDTVVYALPDELDDSDSPDPAYLFIPNAGHDEQMYERWTTHRDEWGLDATVDDRTEEWAMFAVQGPDAPGLVADAAGSDVLDLSRFEAASAEIADAECLVARTGYTGEDGFEVLCPWDAAESVWHEFDCQPCGLGARDTLRIEMGFLLSGEDFDPENEPRNPYEAGIAFTVKLDTEFVGRDALERAKEEGVDERFVGLKLAERGIARHGYELRDESGEKIGHVTSGTMSPTLGEAIALGYVRTDYAEPGTRVRVVVRGDEKRAQIASTPFLEDK
- the gcvH gene encoding glycine cleavage system protein GcvH, with amino-acid sequence MFEVPDDLRYMESHEWTTTDDVARIGITDFAQDELGDVVFVELPDEGDDLTKGDEFGVVESIKAVSDLYAPISGTVVGVNEALFDRPELVNDDPYAEGWMLEVEPADEGEFDELLTAEEYREQTE
- the gcvPA gene encoding aminomethyl-transferring glycine dehydrogenase subunit GcvPA → MTSKRGSPYAPHAEAEAAAMLDAVGVDDEEALFDIPEDVRFDGEFGIEPRTEQALRRELTALLARNDDLTEFMGRGHYDHYVPSLVDNLSQRAEFLTSYTQYQPEITQGFLQALFEYQSMLVELTGLPVANCSMYDSATALAEAARLADRVRQASGTRVLVPEFLRSGKRGVLDNYLAGTEMTVETYPMDDGNVDYEALAELVDDETAMVYAENPTVRGTIEERLADIGGLASENDALFCLGTDLVALALLEEPASVGADVVVGEAGVLGLPTAYGMGLGLFATREEYLRQVPGRLVGVSEDAADKRAYTLTLQTREQHIRRERATSNICTNQAWVALRAAIHLAWLGPSRLVDLAEDCVRDANDLAERLDALVGLQAPIHDRHHFREFVVRCDQPAAAIAEELETEGYAVHVVGEHLLQVCITDANAHDADGLVAAFEEVL
- the gcvPB gene encoding aminomethyl-transferring glycine dehydrogenase subunit GcvPB translates to MIYDQARYVENGQYEPLLSEKGTSEVEVGGESSPLPDDLTRDSVELPDLSEPELARHYTRLSQMNWSIDSGPYPLGSCTMKYNPKFTEDVAADPKGAVHPDRSARSVQGTLELLCGLQEYLARIGGMDAVTLQPPAGAAGEFAGILVAKAYHEANGEDRNEVIIPASAHGTNFASAAMAGYDVVELSSAEDGRVDVEALEAAVGDDTAALMLTNPNTVGQFERDIEHIAETVHDAGGLLYYDGANLNALLGRARPGDMGFDIMHYNVHKTFATPHGGGGPGAGPVGVVDELAEYLPSPRVRERSSGSGYELFDPEQSVGKVHGFQGNWLVLVKAYAYIARLGDEGLLDASAKAVLNANYLGSQVEFDIPYGPFHHEFAATSGDKDAADVAKRMLDYGVHPPTTKWPEMVPEAMLTEPTEIETKKSLDDLAAAFNAAAGDDEETLADAPSRTTARRIDQVSAARNPRLSWRALDSDEK
- a CDS encoding cupin domain-containing protein — encoded protein: MYSRVNLADVDAYDADAADARVKPVGYHLRPAQMRPNVWTFERGESTPYHYQEEQEELYVVLEGRFELRIEDETLELDPDDYVVVEPEAKRRLTAVEGGTVLVVGAPNVKDDGVIIDEGQ